A region of Phoenix dactylifera cultivar Barhee BC4 unplaced genomic scaffold, palm_55x_up_171113_PBpolish2nd_filt_p 000112F, whole genome shotgun sequence DNA encodes the following proteins:
- the LOC103717999 gene encoding 60S ribosomal protein L10a, translating to MSKLQSDVLREAISQLTNASREKKRNFTETIELQIGLKNYDPQKDKRFSGSVKLPHIPRPKMKVCMLGDAQHVEEAEKIGLDYMDVEALKKMNKNKKLVKKLAKKYHAFLASEAIIKQIPRLLGPGLNKAGKFPTLVTHQESLEGKVNETKAMVKFQLKKVLCMGVAVGNCAMEEKQIFQNVQLSVNFLVSLLKKNWQNVRCLYLKSTMGKPYRVF from the exons ATGAG CAAGTTGCAGAGCGACGTTTTGAGGGAAGCAATCTCTCAGCTGACGAATGCTTCTCGGGAGAAGAAGCGTAATTTTACTGAAACCATTGAGCTGCAGATTGGTCTGAAGAACTATGACCCCCAAAAGGACAAGCGTTTCAGTGGGTCTGTGAAGTTACCTCATATCCCTCGTCCAAAAATGAAGGTTTGCATGCTTGGTGATGCTCAGCATGTTGAGGAG GCAGAGAAAATAGGGCTTGACTATATGGATGTTGAAGCACTAaaaaagatgaacaaaaacaagAAGCTGGTCAAAAAGCTTGCTAAGAAGTACCATGCTTTCCTAGCATCAGAAGCAATCATTAAGCAGATTCCTCGTCTTCTTGGTCCTGGTCTCAATAAAgcag GGAAGTTTCCCACATTGGTGACTCATCAGGAATCTCTGGAAGGAAAAGTTAATGAGACAAAAGCAATGGTGAAATTTCAGCTCAAGAAAGTTTTGTGCATGGGTGTTGCTGTGGGTAATTGTGCAATGGAGGAGAAGCAGATCTTTCAGAATGTGCAACTCAGTGTCAACTTTCTTGTGTCATTGTTGAAGAAGAATTGGCAAAAT GTGAGGTGTTTGTACCTGAAGAGCACCATGGGTAAGCCATATCGAGTATTCTAA
- the LOC103718000 gene encoding uncharacterized protein LOC103718000 — MAQVLTKVHAPYQSLGRPSLSSTRISLYGSRDAFLGNPHPRWAALQKELECEGRHSNFFGGGRKQEQARKALEGALGEKKTEFEKWNREIEQRQEKGGGGASGRGGWFGGGGWFGWFGGEHFWEEAQQAILAIIGIVSLYLLLAKGSVMFAVVFNSLLFVLRGARNWFIFISSHLTGKAVAPVSGSGPLDQMVSNTYQTQVSAKERVVRKWGTD; from the exons ATGGCGCAGGTTCTGACGAAGGTACACGCGCCCTACCAATCCCTCGGCCGCCCCTCGCTATCTTCCACGCGGATCTCTCTCTACGGCTCCCGGGATGCCTTCCTCGGAAACCCTCACCCTAGATGGGCGGCTCTCCAGAAGGAGTTGGAGTGCGAGGGCCGCCACTCCAACTTCTTTGGGGGCGGCCGCAAGCAA GAGCAAGCTAGAAAAGCCCTAGAAGGTGCACTTGGTGAGAAGAAAACTGAGTTTGAAAAATGGAATAGAGAAATCGAGCAGAGGCAGGAAAAGGGTGGTGGAGGTGCATCAGGTCGAGGAGGCTGGTTTGGAGGCGGCGGATGGTTTGGGTGGTTTGGTGGAGAGCACTTCTGGGAGGAAGCACAGCAAGCAATCCTTGCTATCATAGGCATTGTTTCCTTG TATCTCCTGCTAGCAAAGGGCAGTGTGATGTTTGCTGTTGTCTTCAATTCACTGCTGTTTGTACTGCGAGGTGCAAGGAATTGGTTCATCTTTATTTCATCACATCTAACTGGAAAAGCCGTCGCACCTGTTTCTGGATCTGGACCCCTGGATCAAATGGTAAGCAACACATACCAGACCCAAGTGTCTGCCAAAGAAAGAGTCGTCCGGAAATGGGGGACAGATTAA
- the LOC103718001 gene encoding LOW QUALITY PROTEIN: uncharacterized protein LOC103718001 (The sequence of the model RefSeq protein was modified relative to this genomic sequence to represent the inferred CDS: deleted 1 base in 1 codon; substituted 1 base at 1 genomic stop codon), translating to MAESFSRWESDPLFSAAEVVQDSADRMESVFRMLLHEKKLLQGDPSDTKLLSSVRYQRRDLVTALETTRWQLEDFDRAVNLAALSDQSNSRKNAIFKFRQLIRAIREQILQVERSVEDSSVEDISTNFESMNLNEQDTDGLALFLSGGDSRGHHLLYDSGSSIMRRFSXFTTDSDAIVELKTEEVELLPMNGLKYSNHGYDSLKDNMLRKVGLNYSQREIGTPAAIQGSFKEVKCGEVNAGMGAYDLEVGDPGGKCYPQKNRLRRSFWRFLRNFWLANNSKGSFTKRRKDGEAVDAELRMTPSIVSISPAEQGTD from the exons ATGGCGGAGAGTTTCAGCAGATGGGAGTCGGATCCCTTATTCTCGGCGGCCGAAGTGGTGCAAGATTCTGCAGATAG GATGGAGTCAGTTTTCCGGATGCTGTTGCATGAAAAAAAACTTCTGCAAGGAGATCCTTCAGATACCAAGCTTCTTAGTTCGGTACGATATCAAAGGAGAGATCTTGTTACTGCTCTTGAGACAACCAGATGGCAG TTGGAGGACTTTGACAGGGCAGTAAATTTAGCTGCATTATCTGATCAgtcaaattcaaggaaaaatgcaATTTTTAAATTCAGACAATTGATCAGAGCAATAAGGGAACAAATACTTCAGGTGGAGAGAAGTGTGGAGGActcatcagtggaagatattaGTACAAATTTTGAATCTATGAATTTAAATGAACAAGATACAGACGGATTAGCATTGTTTCTTTCTGGGGGTGATTCTAGGGGCcatcatttgctttatgactctGGAAGTAGCATTATGAGAAGGTTTTCTTGATTC ACCACAGACAGTGATGCAATAGTTGAGCTTAAAACTGAAGAAGTTGAACTCTTGCCAATGAATGGTCTGAAATATTCAAACCATGGTTATGATTCCTTAAAGGATAATATGCTACGGAAAGTTGGATTGAACTATTCCCAAAGAGAAATAGGAACACCAGCTGCCATCCAGGGTTCTTTTAAAGAAGTAAAGTGCGGGGAGGTAAATGCTGGCATGGGGGCATACGATTTGGAAGTTGGTGATCCAGGTGGAAAATGCTATCCTCAGAAGAACCGGCTGAGAAGATCTTTTTGGAGATTCTTGAGGAATTTCTGGCTTGCAAATAATAGTAAAGGGAGCTTCACAAAGAGGAGGAAAGATGGAGAGGCAGTGGATGCTGAACTAAGAATGACGCCTTCCATAGTCAGCATTTCTCCAGCTGAACAG GGAACTGATTAA